Proteins encoded by one window of Acidimicrobiales bacterium:
- a CDS encoding RNA polymerase sigma factor — protein sequence MSESGTRTDAGAALSACFRDEWPKLVAAAARITGDLSVAEEVVQDAMASALSRWPFSGVPDRPGAWLLTATRNRAINHVRDEARRATQIQAISLLSEQDEEPAPGLGIIDDRLRLMFTCCHPVLSPEAQAALTLRMVCGLSVREIARAFLQPEATIAQRITRAKRTLNESDVGFETPPEDEWPQRLPAVLSVVYLVFNEGYAPADGPSAQRDELCDEALRLGRLVTSLLPKEAEVHGLLALMELHASRRATRVDDDGDLVLLPDQDRSLWDRPQIAAGVAALETARGLGEPGPLTLQAEIAARHALAATWEETDWPAIVGSYDRLFAVTVSPVVALNRAVAVAMRDGPEAGLAEMEPLFEDPTLDDYHLLWAARADLCRRCGRFSQAERDYEKAIDLATNPSDRRFLAGRLEQCRSDRAS from the coding sequence GTGAGCGAATCCGGAACCAGGACCGATGCAGGAGCTGCCCTCTCGGCGTGTTTCCGAGACGAGTGGCCCAAGCTGGTCGCCGCGGCGGCCCGCATCACCGGCGACCTCTCGGTAGCCGAGGAAGTCGTCCAGGACGCGATGGCAAGCGCCTTGTCACGGTGGCCGTTCTCTGGAGTCCCTGACCGTCCAGGCGCGTGGCTGCTGACGGCAACGCGAAACCGAGCGATCAACCATGTCCGGGACGAGGCCAGAAGGGCAACACAGATTCAAGCGATCTCCCTCCTCTCGGAACAGGACGAAGAGCCGGCGCCCGGTCTCGGCATCATCGACGATCGGCTCCGGTTGATGTTCACCTGCTGCCACCCGGTGCTGAGCCCGGAAGCCCAGGCCGCGCTCACCCTGCGAATGGTGTGCGGCCTCTCAGTACGGGAGATCGCACGGGCATTTCTCCAGCCCGAAGCAACGATTGCCCAGCGCATCACCCGGGCCAAGCGAACCCTCAACGAATCGGACGTCGGCTTCGAGACACCACCCGAAGATGAATGGCCGCAACGCCTGCCTGCCGTGTTGAGTGTCGTGTACCTCGTGTTCAACGAGGGCTACGCGCCTGCGGATGGCCCCTCCGCTCAAAGGGACGAACTATGCGACGAAGCACTCCGGCTAGGCCGTCTTGTCACGAGTCTCCTTCCCAAAGAGGCAGAGGTGCACGGCCTTCTCGCGCTGATGGAGCTACACGCGTCGCGGCGCGCGACGAGGGTCGACGACGACGGCGACCTAGTCCTGTTGCCCGATCAGGATCGTTCGCTTTGGGATCGACCACAGATCGCTGCAGGCGTTGCGGCGCTCGAGACTGCGCGCGGGCTCGGTGAACCTGGGCCGCTCACCCTTCAAGCCGAGATCGCCGCACGCCACGCGCTCGCAGCCACCTGGGAGGAAACCGATTGGCCCGCGATCGTCGGGTCGTACGACAGGCTTTTCGCGGTAACGGTGTCTCCTGTTGTCGCGCTCAACCGCGCGGTAGCGGTCGCAATGCGCGACGGACCCGAGGCCGGGCTCGCAGAAATGGAGCCTCTGTTCGAGGATCCGACCCTCGACGACTACCACCTCCTGTGGGCCGCGCGGGCGGACTTGTGCCGGCGCTGCGGCAGGTTTTCCCAGGCGGAGCGCGACTACGAGAAGGCCATTGACCTGGCGACCAATCCATCCGACCGCCGCTTCCTCGCCGGCCGGCTCGAACAATGCCGGTCGGACCGGGCTTCGTGA
- a CDS encoding YciI family protein encodes MEYLFVIWEGGAGASKAKRDEVMAEMGKYASDLVGKGKLKGGAPLQPTAQSVTVRKRRGKVSTVDGPYIETKEVIGGYFVVEAGSLEEAVEIAKDCPAAGYGAIEVREQMEMGSGMDAG; translated from the coding sequence GTGGAGTATCTGTTCGTCATCTGGGAGGGCGGCGCCGGCGCGAGCAAGGCGAAGCGCGACGAGGTCATGGCCGAGATGGGGAAGTACGCGTCCGACCTGGTAGGTAAGGGAAAGCTCAAGGGCGGGGCACCTCTCCAGCCGACGGCTCAAAGCGTCACCGTTCGGAAGCGGCGCGGGAAGGTGAGCACCGTCGACGGACCGTACATCGAGACCAAGGAGGTGATCGGCGGCTACTTCGTCGTCGAAGCCGGGTCTCTTGAAGAAGCCGTCGAAATCGCCAAGGACTGCCCGGCGGCCGGCTACGGAGCGATAGAGGTCCGAGAGCAAATGGAGATGGGCTCGGGAATGGACGCGGGCTAA
- a CDS encoding aldo/keto reductase, which yields MLVTLGRSGLMASRIGLGLAALGRPGYINLGHASDLAGHATVTGLEELAVEVLDAAFAGGVRYFDAARSYGQAEAFLASWIQRRGLGPRDITVGSKWGYTYTAGWRTDAKVNEVKDLSLPALQRQWSESKQLLGTSLRLYQIHSATLESGVLNDRGVLDELGRLRDLGMSIGLTVTGPNQADTIEQAVTLARFDVVQATWNLLEQSAGAALATAHSAGLGVIVKEALANGRLTDRGDQPELAELARAVGSSPDAVALAVALKQPWADVVLSGAASVKELQSNLGALQLDLDAQLIDRLYALHEDSATYWNKRAALPWN from the coding sequence GTGCTGGTCACCCTTGGTCGCTCCGGGCTCATGGCGAGTCGCATCGGGCTTGGTCTCGCAGCCCTCGGGCGGCCCGGATATATCAACCTCGGCCATGCCTCCGATCTCGCTGGCCACGCGACCGTTACAGGCTTGGAGGAACTCGCCGTCGAAGTCCTCGACGCAGCGTTCGCCGGAGGTGTCCGTTACTTCGATGCCGCCCGGTCGTACGGGCAGGCCGAGGCCTTCTTGGCGTCTTGGATCCAACGAAGAGGCCTGGGCCCCAGAGATATAACCGTCGGCTCGAAATGGGGCTACACCTACACCGCCGGCTGGCGCACCGACGCGAAGGTCAATGAGGTCAAGGATCTCTCGTTGCCAGCTCTGCAACGACAGTGGAGCGAGAGTAAGCAGCTGCTCGGGACGAGTCTCCGGCTCTATCAAATCCATTCGGCGACACTCGAGAGTGGGGTATTGAACGATAGGGGTGTGTTGGACGAGCTGGGCCGGTTACGAGATCTAGGGATGTCGATCGGCCTGACGGTCACAGGCCCGAACCAGGCCGACACGATCGAGCAAGCGGTTACTCTCGCGAGATTTGATGTCGTCCAGGCTACGTGGAATCTCCTGGAGCAATCTGCGGGCGCCGCCCTCGCCACCGCCCACTCAGCGGGTTTGGGGGTAATAGTGAAGGAGGCCTTGGCGAACGGTCGACTTACCGATCGCGGTGATCAACCCGAACTCGCGGAGCTAGCCCGCGCAGTCGGCAGCAGCCCCGATGCGGTGGCGCTTGCGGTCGCCCTGAAGCAGCCATGGGCCGATGTCGTTCTCAGCGGAGCCGCCTCAGTAAAGGAACTTCAGAGCAATCTGGGCGCCCTGCAGTTGGACTTGGACGCCCAGCTGATCGATCGGCTCTACGCCCTCCACGAGGACTCGGCCACGTATTGGAACAAGCGAGCCGCACTGCCGTGGAACTGA